A stretch of Metabacillus sp. FJAT-52054 DNA encodes these proteins:
- a CDS encoding aminopeptidase, whose product MKDPRIQTLAHNLIHYSVRLQKGEKVLIENFGLQRELVTALVKEAYAAGGHPFVLLKDQQVDRSLLMGATKEHYSKIAEYEANVMKDMDAYIGLRSGNNINEHADVPDEKMKVSSKTLGKKVHSEIRVPKTKWVVLRYPTASMAQLAKMSTEAFEDFYFDVCNLDYSKMDKAMDALASLMNQTDQVRLTGPGTDLSFSIKDIPAVKCAGHLNIPDGEVYSAPVKDSVNGTISYNTPSPYNGFTFENVKLTFKDGKIVEASANDSERINQIFDTDEGARFVGEFAIGVNPYILHPMQDILFDEKIDGSFHFTPGQCYDDAFNGNHSNIHWDMVMIQRPEYGGGEIYFDDVLIRKDGRFVIPELEGLNPENLKS is encoded by the coding sequence ATGAAAGATCCGCGAATACAGACACTGGCACATAATTTAATTCATTACTCCGTCAGACTCCAAAAGGGTGAAAAGGTGCTGATTGAAAACTTTGGTCTTCAAAGAGAGCTTGTGACTGCACTAGTAAAGGAAGCCTATGCAGCAGGAGGCCATCCATTTGTATTGCTGAAGGATCAGCAGGTGGACCGTTCTCTTCTTATGGGTGCGACTAAGGAGCATTACTCAAAAATTGCCGAGTATGAAGCCAATGTTATGAAAGACATGGACGCGTACATTGGGCTCCGCTCAGGAAACAATATTAATGAACACGCTGATGTCCCGGATGAAAAAATGAAGGTTTCGAGCAAAACACTAGGCAAGAAAGTACATAGTGAAATAAGAGTTCCTAAAACGAAATGGGTCGTACTCAGATATCCGACCGCTTCCATGGCCCAGCTAGCGAAAATGAGCACAGAAGCTTTTGAAGACTTCTATTTTGATGTATGCAATCTTGACTACAGCAAAATGGATAAAGCAATGGATGCATTAGCCAGTCTGATGAATCAAACAGATCAGGTCCGTTTAACAGGTCCTGGGACTGATCTATCATTTTCCATTAAAGATATCCCAGCTGTTAAATGTGCGGGCCATTTGAATATTCCGGATGGGGAGGTTTATTCTGCTCCAGTAAAAGATTCAGTTAATGGAACGATTTCTTATAATACTCCGTCGCCATACAACGGCTTTACCTTTGAAAACGTGAAGCTTACTTTTAAAGACGGAAAGATTGTTGAAGCGTCTGCGAATGATTCAGAGCGTATTAATCAAATCTTTGATACGGATGAAGGAGCACGTTTTGTAGGCGAATTTGCAATTGGCGTAAATCCATATATCCTTCACCCGATGCAGGACATTCTGTTTGATGAAAAAATCGACGGCAGCTTCCACTTCACACCTGGCCAATGCTACGATGACGCGTTCAACGGCAACCATTCTAATATCCATTGGGATATGGTCATGATTCAGCGTCCGGAATACGGAGGCGGAGAAATTTATTTTGACGATGTTTTAATCCGCAAAGACGGCCGATTCGTAATCCCTGAACTGGAAGGATTGAATCCGGAGAATCTTAAATCATAA
- the murC gene encoding UDP-N-acetylmuramate--L-alanine ligase yields MTVYHFVGIKGTGMSALAQILHDMGYGVQGSDIDKTIFTQKALEDRGVTILPFDKENIKPGLTIIAGNAFPDTHAEIAEAMNLGLPVIRYHRFLGEFMNKYTSVGVTGVHGKTSTTGLLSHVIQGAEPTSFLIGDGTGKGLPDSKYFIFESCEYRRHFLSYYPDYAIMTNIDFDHPDYFANIEDVFDAFQKMALQVKKGIIACGDDEHLQQIQAKVPVVYYGFGEQNDFQARNVVKSTDGTSFDVFVRNTFYSSFKITGFGDHSVLNALSVIALCHYEEVNVEIIQERLLTFEGVKRRFNEKVIGSQVLIDDYAHHPTEIKVTIEAARQKYPDRDVIAVFQPHTFTRTQSFMQEFADSLKKADYVYLCDIFGSARENAGKLSIDDLIAKIDQSALIQEAEMDVLKKHENGVLVFMGAGDIQKYQRAYENVLA; encoded by the coding sequence ATGACTGTTTATCATTTTGTTGGAATTAAAGGAACAGGAATGAGTGCACTGGCACAGATTCTCCATGATATGGGGTACGGGGTTCAGGGTTCCGACATTGACAAAACGATCTTTACTCAAAAAGCACTTGAAGACAGAGGGGTTACAATTCTCCCTTTTGATAAAGAAAACATTAAACCGGGACTTACGATCATAGCAGGAAACGCTTTTCCTGATACTCATGCTGAAATTGCAGAAGCAATGAATCTGGGTCTTCCGGTTATTCGCTATCACCGTTTCCTCGGCGAATTTATGAATAAGTATACGAGCGTCGGAGTTACTGGAGTTCATGGAAAAACTTCCACTACCGGGCTGCTGTCACATGTCATTCAGGGAGCTGAGCCAACCTCTTTCCTGATTGGAGACGGTACAGGTAAAGGGCTCCCTGATAGTAAATACTTTATCTTTGAATCCTGCGAATACCGCAGACATTTCCTGTCTTACTATCCGGACTATGCCATCATGACAAATATCGATTTCGATCACCCTGATTATTTTGCAAATATTGAAGATGTGTTCGATGCTTTTCAGAAAATGGCCCTGCAGGTTAAAAAAGGGATTATTGCTTGCGGAGACGATGAGCATTTGCAGCAAATTCAGGCAAAAGTACCGGTCGTCTACTACGGGTTCGGAGAGCAAAACGATTTTCAGGCTAGAAATGTTGTGAAAAGTACGGATGGAACCAGCTTTGATGTATTTGTAAGGAATACCTTCTACAGCTCTTTCAAAATTACAGGCTTCGGTGATCATAGTGTACTCAATGCATTGTCAGTCATTGCTCTGTGCCACTACGAAGAAGTGAATGTGGAAATTATTCAGGAGCGTTTGCTTACCTTCGAAGGTGTAAAGCGCCGGTTTAATGAAAAAGTGATCGGCAGCCAGGTGCTGATTGATGACTATGCCCATCACCCTACTGAAATCAAGGTAACAATCGAAGCAGCAAGACAAAAATATCCGGATCGTGATGTCATCGCGGTCTTCCAGCCGCATACATTCACCCGCACCCAATCCTTCATGCAGGAGTTTGCGGACAGTCTGAAAAAAGCGGATTACGTCTACTTATGTGATATTTTTGGATCTGCCCGTGAAAATGCCGGCAAGTTAAGCATTGACGACTTGATTGCGAAAATCGATCAATCCGCTTTAATTCAGGAAGCTGAAATGGATGTACTGAAAAAGCATGAGAACGGCGTGCTTGTTTTCATGGGTGCAGGAGATATTCAAAAATATCAGCGTGCATATGAAAATGTACTGGCCTAA
- a CDS encoding DNA translocase FtsK gives MSWMSKFKQFLFGETEEIVEVVEYVRVDDEENVEEIKRESKQSHHQAPPKNVRASGNQYETKIAYQYPAGNFRFPAIPDERKRQARPQRPVTAKPIHSPSERTREISRRDEGFRPSATVSKPAAIRKVEPETKSVKKPFQPTIIPSPIYGFRKRSEMESLPYKIREKTIAESRMDEEETLRKLSMHSSSFYKKRAAEAAQKQVASDKKEFYAKGTNPIPDYPPHVQDDKSEEAPLAMDMGTLSKSHEDPIFEMNGQKTSFAEDENSVFVSKENKEEVLEKQDESVLLIEEDDEMEEDLVKELHEPLYFAEEEDTGSNIEIVHNGFDEIENAADPAAKEIPILMEEPASIQKKEMAEIADPALEEVRNSFTAEPEQAPETSMYTEPDAPKPLQSDSVKPLNTEKKSASASVPYNVLMLNRDRNRIKDRAQEGSYLFPPLHLLSIPPKEASNDQMWLDSQRELLDSTLKNFNVRAKVVHVTQGPSVTRFEVQPEPGVKVNKITNLSDDIKLSLSAKDIRIEAPIPGKNAIGIEVPNLQSKTVSLREIIRSQEFKNNPSPLTVALGLDISGQPIVTDLKKMPHGLIAGATGSGKSVCINSMLISLLYKAAPHEVKMLLIDPKMVELAPYNRIPHLVSPVITDAKAATGALKWAVEEMERRYELFAHSGVRDISRYNELVKTHNQGEHMPYLVIVIDELADLMMVAPGEVEEAICRIAQKARACGIHLIVATQRPSVDVITGLIKANIPTRIAFSVSSQVDSRTILDVGGAEKLLGRGDMLFLENGTSKHLRVQGNFVSDDEMEQVVAHVKKQMDPLYLFNQEEFLKKSSIQADEDDLFLEACEFVVTQNGASTSSLQRRFRIGYNRAARLIDMMEEQGIISEAKGSRPRDILISEDDLLPGQESNLL, from the coding sequence ATGAGCTGGATGTCAAAATTTAAACAGTTTCTTTTTGGTGAAACAGAAGAAATTGTAGAAGTTGTGGAGTATGTAAGAGTAGACGATGAAGAAAATGTAGAAGAAATAAAGCGTGAAAGCAAGCAATCTCATCATCAGGCGCCGCCGAAAAATGTGCGGGCATCCGGAAATCAGTACGAAACGAAAATTGCTTATCAGTATCCGGCCGGAAATTTTCGGTTTCCTGCGATTCCGGATGAGCGGAAGCGTCAGGCAAGGCCACAAAGGCCCGTTACTGCCAAACCTATCCATTCTCCTTCGGAAAGAACGAGAGAGATTAGCAGAAGGGATGAAGGGTTTAGACCGTCTGCAACTGTTTCAAAACCGGCAGCAATAAGAAAAGTAGAGCCTGAAACGAAAAGTGTGAAGAAGCCTTTCCAGCCGACCATCATTCCATCTCCCATTTATGGTTTCCGCAAGAGGTCGGAAATGGAGTCTCTTCCATATAAAATAAGAGAGAAAACCATTGCTGAAAGCAGGATGGATGAAGAAGAAACACTTCGCAAGCTATCCATGCACAGTTCTTCTTTTTATAAAAAAAGAGCAGCTGAGGCTGCTCAAAAGCAAGTCGCTTCTGATAAGAAAGAATTTTATGCTAAAGGGACCAATCCGATTCCTGATTACCCGCCGCATGTTCAAGATGATAAGTCTGAAGAAGCACCGCTTGCAATGGACATGGGAACTCTTTCCAAGAGCCATGAGGACCCAATTTTCGAAATGAATGGACAAAAGACTTCTTTTGCAGAGGATGAAAACTCTGTATTTGTTTCAAAAGAAAATAAAGAAGAGGTTTTGGAGAAGCAAGATGAATCCGTTCTTCTTATAGAAGAAGACGATGAAATGGAAGAAGATTTGGTAAAAGAACTCCACGAACCTCTATATTTTGCTGAGGAGGAGGACACCGGATCAAATATTGAAATCGTGCATAATGGCTTCGATGAAATAGAGAACGCAGCTGACCCTGCAGCAAAGGAGATTCCTATTTTAATGGAAGAGCCAGCCTCTATTCAAAAAAAGGAAATGGCTGAAATAGCTGATCCAGCTCTTGAAGAAGTGCGAAATTCATTTACTGCAGAGCCGGAGCAGGCACCAGAAACATCAATGTATACAGAACCGGATGCACCTAAACCGCTGCAATCTGATTCCGTAAAACCATTAAATACAGAAAAAAAGTCTGCATCTGCTTCTGTTCCATACAACGTTCTCATGCTGAATCGGGACCGCAATCGGATAAAAGACCGTGCTCAAGAGGGCTCTTATCTTTTTCCGCCGCTTCATTTGCTGAGCATACCTCCTAAAGAGGCTTCAAATGATCAGATGTGGCTTGACTCTCAGCGGGAACTTCTGGATAGCACGCTAAAGAATTTCAACGTAAGGGCCAAGGTGGTTCATGTTACACAAGGACCCTCGGTTACGAGATTCGAGGTTCAGCCGGAACCTGGTGTAAAAGTAAATAAGATTACGAATTTGTCAGATGATATTAAACTTAGCTTATCAGCAAAGGATATCCGGATTGAAGCTCCAATTCCAGGAAAAAATGCAATCGGAATTGAAGTTCCGAACCTTCAGAGCAAAACGGTTTCTTTAAGGGAAATCATTAGGTCACAGGAATTTAAAAACAATCCTTCTCCTCTTACAGTGGCACTCGGACTTGATATCTCAGGACAGCCCATTGTAACAGATTTGAAAAAAATGCCGCATGGATTAATTGCGGGAGCTACAGGATCTGGAAAAAGCGTCTGCATCAATTCAATGCTGATCAGTCTGCTGTATAAAGCAGCTCCGCACGAGGTGAAAATGCTGCTGATTGATCCAAAAATGGTGGAGCTTGCTCCATACAACCGGATTCCTCATTTAGTCAGTCCCGTTATTACGGATGCAAAAGCGGCTACAGGTGCATTAAAATGGGCCGTTGAGGAAATGGAAAGACGGTATGAGCTGTTTGCACACTCCGGTGTGAGAGACATCAGCCGGTACAATGAACTGGTGAAAACTCATAATCAGGGTGAACACATGCCATATCTCGTCATTGTGATTGACGAGCTCGCCGATTTGATGATGGTAGCTCCGGGGGAAGTGGAAGAAGCCATCTGCAGAATTGCTCAAAAAGCGCGTGCCTGCGGAATTCACTTAATTGTTGCTACTCAAAGGCCTTCTGTAGATGTCATTACTGGACTTATTAAAGCAAATATCCCAACAAGAATTGCCTTTTCTGTTTCATCACAAGTGGATTCCAGAACGATTCTTGATGTCGGAGGGGCAGAAAAGCTTTTGGGCAGAGGGGATATGCTGTTCCTTGAAAATGGGACGTCAAAGCACTTAAGAGTACAGGGAAATTTTGTTTCAGATGATGAAATGGAGCAGGTTGTTGCTCATGTAAAAAAACAAATGGATCCTTTATATCTGTTTAACCAGGAGGAATTTTTGAAAAAATCCTCCATTCAGGCAGATGAGGATGATTTATTTTTAGAAGCATGCGAGTTTGTTGTCACACAAAATGGAGCATCGACATCAAGCCTCCAGCGGCGTTTTCGAATTGGATATAATCGTGCGGCCCGTCTGATTGACATGATGGAAGAGCAAGGAATCATTTCAGAAGCAAAAGGAAGCCGTCCGCGCGATATTTTAATTTCTGAAGATGATTTACTGCCCGGCCAGGAAAGCAATCTCCTTTAA
- the ytpR gene encoding YtpR family tRNA-binding protein, whose translation MNVFYNREGVGDTLLVFINDIPRENRTFERKQDAVKIFDAESNELAGYNLFNASKYIAVNGAGPVELTEAIVEDINNGLSQNGFEERLSVDFSPKFVVGHVLSKEKHPNADKLNICKVNIGTEVLQIVCGAPNVEAGQHVVVAKVGAVMPSGMMIKDAELRGVPSSGMICSARELDLPDAPQEKGILVLDENRTPGDNFFQ comes from the coding sequence ATGAATGTTTTTTATAACCGCGAAGGCGTAGGCGATACCCTGCTTGTTTTTATCAATGATATCCCGCGTGAAAACCGGACATTTGAACGAAAACAGGATGCAGTAAAAATCTTTGATGCGGAATCGAATGAGCTCGCTGGCTACAATCTGTTCAACGCATCCAAATACATAGCCGTGAATGGCGCAGGACCAGTCGAATTAACAGAGGCAATTGTGGAAGATATTAATAATGGCTTATCCCAAAATGGTTTTGAGGAGCGCCTGAGCGTAGATTTCTCCCCTAAATTTGTTGTCGGACACGTCCTTTCCAAGGAGAAGCATCCAAATGCCGATAAGCTGAATATCTGCAAGGTAAATATAGGAACAGAAGTGCTTCAAATCGTTTGCGGAGCACCGAATGTAGAAGCAGGCCAACATGTAGTGGTCGCTAAAGTCGGCGCCGTGATGCCGAGCGGAATGATGATTAAGGATGCTGAACTGCGAGGTGTTCCTTCCAGCGGAATGATCTGCTCAGCACGTGAATTGGACCTTCCGGATGCACCACAGGAAAAAGGAATTTTAGTCCTTGATGAAAACAGGACTCCTGGAGATAACTTTTTTCAGTAA
- a CDS encoding DUF1444 domain-containing protein, with product MKPRKLSQLIEEKLSSHQWSFHYDREKETLRIEDPAIKKGITIGLNEIAARYETEKDKAIEEVIYHVEEALLAMKKESGLEGKEKSIFPVIRSTSFPEKSSEDIPLLFDEHTAETRIFYALDMGKTYRLIDAAMMEKEGWNRKRIKETAFFNLRSLAPSVKEDQVAGNTFYFFRANDGYDASRVLNDSILESFKERISGTMALALPHQDVLIIADVQNEVGYDILAQMTMSFFASGRVPITALSFLYEEGELEPVFILGKNRANRPKDGKEE from the coding sequence ATGAAGCCAAGAAAACTTTCGCAACTAATAGAAGAAAAGCTGAGCAGCCATCAATGGTCATTTCATTATGACCGTGAAAAAGAAACGCTTCGAATAGAAGATCCTGCTATCAAAAAAGGAATAACAATCGGGCTCAATGAAATTGCAGCCCGTTATGAAACAGAAAAGGACAAGGCTATAGAAGAGGTCATCTATCATGTAGAGGAAGCACTGCTTGCTATGAAAAAAGAAAGCGGTTTGGAAGGAAAGGAAAAGTCAATTTTTCCGGTTATCCGTTCTACTTCTTTTCCAGAAAAATCAAGCGAGGACATCCCGCTGCTTTTTGATGAGCATACAGCTGAAACAAGAATTTTCTATGCACTCGATATGGGAAAAACGTATCGGCTAATTGATGCTGCTATGATGGAAAAAGAGGGATGGAACCGTAAAAGAATAAAAGAAACGGCATTTTTTAACCTAAGATCGTTAGCTCCTTCTGTAAAAGAAGATCAGGTGGCGGGCAATACGTTTTACTTTTTCAGAGCCAATGACGGATATGATGCAAGCCGGGTTTTAAATGACTCCATACTTGAATCGTTTAAAGAACGAATTTCTGGTACAATGGCTTTGGCACTGCCGCACCAGGATGTTTTAATTATTGCTGACGTTCAAAATGAGGTGGGGTATGACATACTCGCCCAAATGACAATGAGCTTTTTTGCAAGCGGCCGGGTCCCGATTACCGCGTTGTCTTTCTTATATGAGGAAGGCGAATTGGAACCTGTTTTTATTCTGGGGAAAAACAGAGCAAATAGACCGAAAGACGGAAAGGAAGAATAA
- a CDS encoding thioredoxin family protein: MEKLQSMEQYKEIIQKENTVLMFSADWCPDCRVIDPFLPELEKDNQAFTFYYADRDEFIDLCAELSVFGIPSFVAFSKGQETGRFVSKDRKTIEQIQEFLNSIQ, encoded by the coding sequence ATGGAAAAATTACAATCTATGGAACAATATAAAGAAATCATTCAAAAAGAGAATACAGTGCTTATGTTTTCAGCAGACTGGTGCCCGGACTGCCGGGTGATTGATCCATTTCTTCCAGAGCTTGAAAAGGATAATCAGGCATTTACATTTTATTATGCAGACCGGGACGAATTCATTGATCTTTGCGCGGAGCTGAGTGTATTTGGTATACCAAGCTTTGTCGCTTTCAGTAAGGGACAGGAAACAGGGCGTTTTGTAAGTAAAGACCGAAAAACAATTGAACAAATCCAGGAATTCCTGAATTCAATTCAATAA
- a CDS encoding YtoQ family protein — protein sequence MNIHVYLAGEIHSDWRTELKGKAAHLPITFTGPMENHERSDQIGEEILGKQPDSIYKDEAASRINNLRTTLLLKKADLVISLFGESYKQWNTAMDASAAIEMGKPLILIRPKELHHPLKELSSKASVTVETVSQAIQILSYIYDKE from the coding sequence ATGAATATTCATGTCTATTTGGCTGGAGAAATCCATAGTGACTGGAGGACCGAGCTGAAAGGAAAAGCAGCTCACTTGCCTATTACATTCACTGGCCCAATGGAAAATCATGAGCGCTCCGACCAAATCGGCGAAGAAATTTTAGGGAAGCAGCCTGATTCAATTTATAAAGATGAAGCCGCCTCCCGAATTAACAATTTGAGAACGACCTTGCTGCTGAAAAAAGCGGATCTTGTCATCTCCTTATTCGGTGAATCCTATAAGCAATGGAATACCGCTATGGATGCAAGTGCCGCGATTGAAATGGGCAAGCCGCTTATATTAATTAGACCGAAGGAGCTGCATCATCCTCTTAAAGAACTTTCCAGCAAAGCAAGTGTCACTGTTGAAACTGTTAGCCAGGCCATTCAAATATTGTCCTACATTTACGATAAGGAATAG
- a CDS encoding DUF84 family protein → MIVSIGTTNPAKVRAVKLAFAEIDLIQEFIEADVSSGVSSQPFSDEETMKGAINRAEASRKETGADIGIGLEGGVVETSFGFFLCNWGALTDGSLSQPIVAGGARIQLPLEIGAELVKGRELSDVMDEFSHRTETGKNEGAMGIFTNGAVDRTEMFAHVVKLLAGRYQYEKSRQSL, encoded by the coding sequence ATGATTGTAAGCATCGGGACAACCAATCCGGCAAAGGTCAGAGCTGTAAAACTGGCCTTTGCAGAAATTGATTTAATACAGGAATTCATTGAAGCTGATGTTTCGTCAGGCGTATCCAGCCAGCCTTTTTCAGATGAAGAAACGATGAAGGGAGCCATCAACCGGGCCGAGGCTTCCAGAAAAGAAACTGGAGCTGATATTGGTATTGGGCTGGAAGGCGGAGTCGTTGAAACCTCATTTGGCTTCTTTCTCTGCAATTGGGGAGCGTTAACAGATGGAAGTCTTTCTCAGCCAATCGTTGCCGGCGGAGCCCGGATTCAGCTTCCTCTTGAAATCGGCGCTGAGCTTGTAAAGGGCAGGGAACTAAGTGACGTGATGGATGAATTTTCTCACCGGACGGAAACAGGGAAAAATGAAGGGGCAATGGGAATCTTCACAAACGGAGCAGTGGACAGGACGGAAATGTTTGCCCACGTTGTGAAACTGCTTGCAGGCAGATATCAATATGAAAAAAGCAGGCAGTCTCTTTAA
- a CDS encoding M42 family metallopeptidase has protein sequence MNKETLDLFRTLTELPGAPGNEHEVRKFMRSQLEQYSDEVVQDRLGGIFGVKKGNPNGPVIMAAGHMDETGFMVTSITKNGMLRFQPLGGWWNQVLLAQRVIIHTNNGPIPGVIGSIPPHLLSEEQRNKPMEIKNMLIDIGADSAEDARQIGIKPGQQIIPDSAFTPMANPKKIMAKAWDNRYGCGLSIELLKELKDEKTDNILYSGATVQEEVGLRGAQAAANMIKPDLFFAMDASPANDMTGDKKEFGHLGKGALLRILDRSMVTHRGMREFVLDMAETHSIPYQYFVSQGGTDAGRVHTSNEGVPSAVIGICSRYIHTHASMVHVDDYAAAKELLVKLVKACDQSTVDSIRANS, from the coding sequence ATGAATAAAGAAACTTTGGATCTTTTTAGAACGCTTACGGAGCTTCCAGGAGCACCGGGAAATGAGCATGAGGTAAGAAAATTTATGAGAAGCCAGCTTGAGCAATACTCAGACGAAGTGGTTCAGGACCGTTTGGGCGGGATTTTTGGTGTGAAAAAGGGAAATCCGAATGGTCCTGTCATCATGGCAGCCGGTCATATGGATGAAACCGGGTTTATGGTTACTTCCATTACTAAAAACGGAATGCTCCGCTTTCAGCCGCTCGGAGGCTGGTGGAATCAAGTACTCCTTGCACAAAGGGTCATCATCCATACGAATAACGGTCCAATTCCGGGCGTGATTGGTTCCATTCCTCCTCACCTATTGAGTGAGGAACAGCGGAACAAACCGATGGAAATTAAAAATATGCTGATTGATATAGGTGCAGACAGCGCGGAAGATGCCAGGCAGATCGGAATTAAACCGGGTCAGCAGATTATTCCGGACAGTGCTTTTACCCCAATGGCCAATCCTAAAAAAATAATGGCCAAGGCATGGGACAACCGATATGGCTGCGGGCTGTCAATTGAACTTTTAAAGGAACTCAAAGATGAAAAGACCGATAATATTCTATATTCTGGTGCTACGGTTCAAGAAGAGGTTGGCTTGCGCGGGGCCCAGGCAGCTGCCAATATGATCAAACCGGACTTGTTTTTCGCCATGGATGCAAGCCCAGCTAATGACATGACAGGGGATAAAAAAGAATTCGGGCATCTTGGTAAAGGGGCACTTCTGCGGATCCTTGACCGGTCGATGGTCACTCACAGGGGGATGAGGGAATTTGTCCTCGATATGGCGGAGACACACAGCATCCCTTACCAGTATTTTGTTTCACAGGGCGGAACGGATGCAGGACGGGTACATACCTCGAACGAAGGCGTTCCATCTGCAGTCATCGGGATATGCTCAAGATACATTCACACACATGCTTCCATGGTTCATGTCGATGATTATGCTGCGGCAAAAGAATTGCTTGTTAAATTAGTAAAAGCATGTGATCAAAGCACGGTGGATTCGATCCGGGCAAACAGCTGA
- a CDS encoding MBL fold metallo-hydrolase, with protein sequence METLRIGEIKLTWLNGGDTHMDGGAMFGVVPKPLWSRKYPVNERNQIELRTDPILIQKDGKNILVESGIGKGRLTDKQLRNYGVTEESKVEESLNELGLTPLGIDIVLLTHMHFDHITGLTKEVDGELQSVFPNASIFTSDIEWNEMKNPNIRSKNTYWKENWRAIEHQVIPFTGKEEVISGIKMVHTGGHSNGHSILILEDAGETAVHMADLMPTHAHDNVLWVLAYDDYPMTSIEQKEKWLSFAAEKEAWITFYHDAKYRAIKWNASKETVDTVDRIK encoded by the coding sequence ATGGAAACATTGCGAATTGGTGAGATAAAGCTTACTTGGCTGAACGGCGGGGATACTCATATGGATGGGGGCGCCATGTTTGGGGTTGTACCGAAACCCCTCTGGTCCAGGAAATATCCTGTGAATGAGCGGAACCAAATTGAGCTTAGAACAGATCCGATTCTGATTCAGAAGGATGGGAAGAATATCCTTGTTGAGTCTGGCATTGGAAAAGGCAGGCTAACAGATAAGCAGCTAAGAAATTACGGGGTAACGGAAGAGTCAAAGGTTGAAGAATCTCTTAATGAACTTGGCCTTACTCCACTGGGCATTGATATCGTCCTGCTTACGCATATGCACTTTGATCATATTACCGGGCTTACAAAAGAAGTTGACGGTGAATTACAATCGGTCTTTCCGAACGCATCCATTTTTACAAGTGATATAGAATGGAACGAGATGAAAAATCCGAACATTCGGTCTAAAAATACATATTGGAAAGAAAATTGGAGAGCAATCGAGCACCAGGTTATACCGTTTACCGGCAAGGAAGAAGTTATTTCTGGTATTAAAATGGTACACACAGGGGGCCACAGCAACGGCCACAGCATTCTGATATTAGAGGATGCGGGAGAAACGGCCGTTCATATGGCCGATTTGATGCCGACACATGCCCACGATAACGTGCTTTGGGTTCTGGCCTACGATGACTATCCGATGACGTCCATCGAGCAAAAAGAGAAATGGCTGAGCTTTGCCGCTGAAAAGGAAGCGTGGATCACGTTTTACCATGATGCCAAATACAGGGCAATCAAATGGAATGCCTCAAAGGAAACAGTAGACACTGTGGATAGAATAAAATAA
- the trmB gene encoding tRNA (guanosine(46)-N7)-methyltransferase TrmB: MRVRNKPWASEFLQENRHIAIAQPSELKGKWKEFFGNSNPIHIEVGTGKGQFLSGMAKANPDINYLGIELFQSVMVIAVQKVIDAEVDNLKLLNVDAAVLTDIFEDGEVDRLYLNFSDPWPKKRHEKRRLTYKTFLGLYERLLVKGGEIHFKTDNQGLFEFSLRSFSEYGMLLTFVSLDLHQSDFEGNIMTEYEEKFSNKGQRIYRSEAKFQNEPSE; this comes from the coding sequence ATGCGAGTAAGAAACAAACCGTGGGCAAGCGAGTTTTTACAGGAAAACCGTCATATTGCGATCGCGCAGCCTTCTGAATTAAAAGGGAAATGGAAGGAGTTTTTTGGGAATTCCAATCCTATTCATATAGAAGTCGGGACAGGAAAAGGGCAATTCTTATCTGGAATGGCTAAAGCAAATCCTGATATTAATTACCTTGGCATTGAGCTTTTTCAAAGTGTGATGGTCATTGCCGTGCAGAAGGTCATTGATGCAGAAGTGGATAATTTGAAGCTTTTAAATGTGGATGCGGCGGTTTTGACGGATATTTTTGAGGACGGCGAAGTGGACAGGCTGTATTTGAATTTCTCTGATCCATGGCCTAAGAAGCGTCATGAAAAGCGCCGTCTTACTTATAAAACGTTCCTCGGCCTCTATGAGCGCTTGCTTGTAAAAGGAGGAGAGATTCACTTCAAAACCGATAATCAGGGTCTGTTTGAATTTTCATTAAGAAGCTTTTCGGAATACGGAATGCTGCTTACTTTTGTGAGCCTTGATTTGCATCAAAGCGATTTTGAGGGAAATATCATGACCGAGTATGAAGAAAAGTTCTCCAATAAAGGCCAAAGAATTTACCGGTCTGAGGCAAAATTTCAAAACGAGCCTAGTGAATAA
- a CDS encoding YtzH-like family protein codes for MPLDYHHQVTLLKDILTEQQADCCGTVAECEQIERLIKSLMVNAQIDQNVKSVLQNIYEYSQNGKSASELNQHITSQQQNLTQWIQDIDSFS; via the coding sequence ATGCCCCTGGATTATCATCATCAAGTCACACTGCTAAAGGATATTCTGACTGAGCAGCAAGCAGACTGCTGCGGAACCGTTGCGGAATGCGAACAAATTGAACGGCTCATTAAATCTTTGATGGTCAATGCACAGATTGACCAAAATGTTAAAAGTGTCCTTCAGAATATTTACGAATACAGTCAAAATGGAAAGTCCGCATCTGAACTGAATCAGCACATTACTTCACAGCAGCAGAATCTAACCCAATGGATACAGGATATCGATTCCTTTTCGTAA